A single Dermacentor albipictus isolate Rhodes 1998 colony chromosome 3, USDA_Dalb.pri_finalv2, whole genome shotgun sequence DNA region contains:
- the LOC139057841 gene encoding cytochrome P450 3A14-like, with product MKKLKYLEHVVDETLRLYPTSLSGVNRQAKEDFEYNGIKYKAGTNIMAALYQIQRHPRYFSNPQEFNPDRFSPGKTALFTKAAFMPFSIGPRNCVAMSLALLKVRFTVAKMVQKYRMELGPSQKGTMELGQYAMVSTPARGPWIVLYSLANER from the exons ATGAAAAAGTTGAAGTACTTGGAACACGTAGTGGATGAAACACTACGACTTTATCCTACATCATTATC GGGTGTGAATCGACAGGCCAAAGAAGATTTCGAATACAATGGCATCAAGTACAAGGCAGGCACAAACATCATGGCAGCGTTGTACCAGATCCAAAGACACCCACGATATTTTTCGAACCCTCAGGAGTTTAATCCCGACAG GTTTTCCCCAGGAAAGACGGCCTTATTTACGAAAGCAGCATTCATGCCCTTCAGCATCGGGCCTCGCAACTGCGTCGCCATGAGTCTTGCATTGCTAAAAGTGAGGTTCACTGTTGCCAAGATGGTTCAGAAGTACCGCATGGAACTAGGCCCCTCTCAGAAG GGAACCATGGAGCTGGGCCAATATGCGATGGTATCAACACCCGCAAGAGGGCCCTGGATTGTCCTATACAGTTTGGCGAATGAACGCTGA